A window of Strix aluco isolate bStrAlu1 chromosome 11, bStrAlu1.hap1, whole genome shotgun sequence contains these coding sequences:
- the LOC141928225 gene encoding heat shock transcription factor, X-linked-like translates to MASEGSFGPAGTEKMEREFSSLSFPQKLWSIVESDKFQSIWWSESRKCVAINAELFEEEVLSREGPLRVFGTQKMKSFLRQLNNYGFTKMRRDRQRSAYLPEFLAEEAAASAHHQILHYYNPSFNREHPHLLAQCKRIVGRKRRAPKAPEVDKRHPASSPDGQSAGDTPASPPVLTIPTKRRAESPPSLGSAHPSPQAAALTPPEPAGAIGNVGFTLGQILGGLQDAAAASSLIAALMLGIATGLAEPLQSQSPAIPHCPTCTCSLLPLWSSLAHPRESVESWQQGSSV, encoded by the exons ATGGCCAGCGAGGGAAGCTTCGGTCCAGCTGggacagaaaaaatggaaagagaatttTCATCCCTCAGCTTTCCACAGAAGCTTTGGAGCATAGTGGAAAGCGACAAGTTTCAGTCCATTTGGTGGAGCGAGAGCAGAAAATGCGTGGCCATCAATGCGGAGCTCTTCGAAGAGGAGGTGCTGAGCAGGGAAGGACCTCTGCGTGTTTTTGGCACACAGAAGATGAAGAGTTTCCTGCGGCAGCTGAACAACTATGGATTCACCAAAATGCGGCGGGATCGCCAAAGATCTGCCTACCTGCCTGAGTTCCTGGCAGAAGAAGCAGCGGCTTCTGCTCACCACCAG ATACTCCACTACTATAACCCCAGCTTTAACAGAGAGCATCCCCACCTGCTGGCACAGTGCAAGAGGATAGTTGGCCGCAAACGGAGAGCCCCAAAGGCACCGGAGGTGGACAAAAGGCACCCGGCCAGCAGCCCAGATGGTCAGTCTGCAGGGGACACGCCAGCATCTCCACCCGTGCTGACCATACCCACCAAGCGACGGGCTGAATCACCTCCCAGCCTCGGCAGTGCCCATCCATCTCCACAGGCAGCTGCTCTCACACCTCCAGAGCCTGCCGGAGCAATAGGCAACGTGGGGTTCACCCTCGGCCAAATCCTGGGTGGCCTCCAGGATGCTGCTGCCGCTTCTTCACTGATTGCAGCGCTCATGCTGGGAATAGCCACAGGTCTGGCGGAGCCACTCCAGAGCCAAAGCCCAGCAATCCCCCACTGCCCCACCTGCACCTGCAGCCTGCTGCCATTGTGGTCCAGCCTGGCACATCCTAGAGAGAGCGTGgagagctggcagcagggcagtAGTGTTTAA